tataggaaaaagcccatgGAAAAgaaccaatcagggcacagcccatgaagcgtcagccaatcagcaaacGGACACGTGtaggacatgcaaccacggaatgtcaatcgttgcaacagttgaacgtcaatcaatgcaacagtgaccaagcgtcttcaacacgcccattcacatctcttcgcctattcatcttcctcaacaaaatcCTAGGTATCTGccctccgccggccacatgatcaaccaagctaggaagcaccggcctgggggcaatcaaatgcacccggcactctcaaccctggtctcggccagcgtcactttcttttccacatcggatgccctttgcacatccatgtggaggggggatatggtacggcctaacaagaaccaggccgagatagaagaagccgatgcagaaagaATTTTGCaaaatacttacgcagaatatacgctcaacatacatcggagcccataccacggcatagactacgctgggggcaaattgatggggcatattcgcaccgacccaagtcaacatattgagcaaggtcaaagatatccacaaagaaagtcaacgactCGATACCGTcggccgatgcaacccatcggccacACCTGGTCTCGGCCCGGCAACCTCGCCAAataggggcacatatccgcgtactcatatccaagacccctcggccggcctgccataggtccatcggccaagggtagaacggtctttccacctgctagccacttggccacttggccactacgtgacaaaaggtgaaagtctataaatactcctcaaccttcattgaggaaaggatccacaatttaacctaataatcactattcatctggtaatatcctccttatctctctacattatactcttagccaagtaacaacaacttacctctctaagttaactgacttgagcgtcggagtgagtacgctcggccaaagccgagccctcagtttgttcatcgtttcaggagaccgctaggaggattcaagcaaagacatcattctacgagctacgagtggtaacaaatatctgctctggaattacactcgGAACAATTAGAAAAACCGTTATTATATATACACCTATtgaatcacaatcacaacatcaatAACATAATTTCCTTATGCAATACTTTCCCCTCTATAATTTTAagatggtatcagagcctattttTTTAAAACTCTAAACAATCATTTCCGCTGTCTTGCCAGTGGGATATATGTTGTTAGTACTATATATTGGAAATATTTTAGATGAACTATTCGAGGAAGGAAATCAATCTATATAAATAATTACATCATATATACAGTAATTACAATAACGCTTAATTGATAACATGGAATATACAGTTGCCTATTATACATATGAACACAATAATATGCTTGATTCTAGGAGATCACACTATTTATTGTTCATAATTGCATAAAAACCTTACAAGAAAGAACATTGATTAATAATGTTACCTCAGTAAAACCGACTTGAACCTCTTTCTAAACCAGCGCAGACACATCCTTAACATTGAACTTGTTGAAGAGAGTAATTCCGAAGATAGTAGACATTGGTTTGACCTCCAAATTATCCATAACCATATATGATACGCACACCCTTAACATATCCCCCAGTTGCATTGCTTGTTGTCGCAATACCAACAGTATCCTTAGGCGGAACAAACGTATACATATTTTGATTCACTGGACAATCTTAAAGTTCCAACAAAGGAACATTAACAGTAGCTTTCGGTTTCAGCACAACATCTTTGTCGAGATCGGACAGACAGTAATCAGAGCTAAGAGACTCGACACACTTATAAAGAGCTTTACGACAGTGCCGACTGGCAGTGATAGTATATGAAACAGGAAATCGACGTTTCTTTTCCCGCTTCTGCGTATAAGATATGAGATACAAGGTTGAATGAATGTTATATTAACTGTGAAAGGAATACAAGTATTTATAGGGAGGTGTTAGCTAGGTTACAAAGATTATATACTTGAGGAAAAAGCTAACTATATTTACATATGAGAATAATATCTAATATATTGACTAAGTCTAAATATTATTGTTaatacgcccccgcaagatggacgacGGAGATAGTAGACCAATCTTGTCTCGTAGAATAAGGAATTGTTGCTTGTGCAGGGGTTTAGTGAGAGCGTCAGCTAGTTGATCGGTACTTGCAATGTGCTGAATTCGAATAGAGCCTTGATGAAGCTGCTCTCGAACAAAGTGAAACGATAAGGCCATGTGCTTCATCTGGGAGTGAAAAACTGGATTTTTCGCGTACATTGTAGCTGACAAGTTGTGGCAGTAAATAGCTGGCGGTTTCGTGACATGGAAGTTAAGCTCAGCGAGTAGGTTTCGAAGCCAGATTAACTCAGCTGTGACGGAAGCGACTGCGCGAAATTCGGCCTCAGTAGTGGATAGGGATAGACCACGTTGCTTTTTGGAGGACCAAGTTATAGGATTGCGTCCAAGATAGAGAATATATCCAGTGGTTGAAATGTAATTGTCTTTGTCTCCGGCAAAGTCGGCATCGCTGAAGGCATGGAGACAGAGAGGGTTTTTGGAGTATAGTTGTATGCCATGGTGTTGAGTCCCTTGAAGATAACGAAGGAGACGTTTCAGAGCAGACCAGTGAGTATCGGTGGGATGATGGAGAAATTGAGCTAACCGATTGACAGTAAAGGCAACGTCAGGTCTGGTAAGAGATAGATATTGTAAACTTCCAACTATGGCGCGGTAGTCGGAGTGATTGTGAATTGGTTTAATATCCTCTCGAGTAAGGTGTGTGTCGGGCGACATAGGTGTAGTGATTGGTTTTGCATTATCCATGTTGTATTTTGTTAATAGATCATGTACGTATTTGGATTGATTTAAATGAAGACCATTAGGATTGGGTGTGACTTCAATACCAAGGAAGTAAGAAAGTGGTCCAAGATCTTTTAGGGAGAATCGTTTGGATAGGTGGTCAATAAGGTTTTGTAAATGAGCTTGGTTAGGACCAGTAATAATAATATCATCGACATAGACTAGCATAAATATGCGAGTTGTATTGGTTGTATAAATGAATAATGATGAATCGGAAATTGATTGTTTAAATCCATAAGTAACGAGAAAGGTTTTGAGCTCCGTGTACCAGGCTCGAGGAGCTTGTTTGAGACCGTAAATGACTTTGTTTAGTTTACACACAAAATCCGGTTTAGAGGTGTCAATAAATCCTTGTGGTTGACTCATAAAAACATTATCATTTAAAGTCCCTTGGAGAAATGCATTATTGACATCGAGTTGTCGTAAAGTCCAAGAATTGCAAACAGCAAGAGATAAAATAAGACGAACGGTGGTGGGTTTTACTACAGGACTGAAAGTTTCTGTGTAGTCAATGTCGGGTCGTTGATGAAATCCTTTTGCGACCAAGCGAGCTTTGTGTTGTTTTAGAGAGCCATCGGGATTATATTTAATTCGATAGACCCATTTGCAACCTATGACATTTTGGGATGGGTGACGCGGGACTAAAGTCCACGTTTGATTTTTCTCGAGAGCATTAAATTCTTCTTGCATTGCGGTTCTCCATGGAGGTACGATGAGAGCTTGTTTAACGGTTTTGGGAAGAGCATTGGGTGATGCGGATGTGTGAGCGAGGTTGGCATATTTGGAGGTGGTCTGTATGTACTTGGGATTGGGTTTTCTAATGTTGTTGTCGAGTCGAGTGACAACAGTTCGTTttggaggaggtggtggtggtggtggaggagggGGCGGTGTGGTAGAGGCAGGAGTGTGCGGGGTGGCAGGAGAGGGTGTGACGGGTTGTGAGGTAGAGGCAAGGGTTTGTGGGGTGGCAGGGGTTTGTGGGATGGCAGGGGAGGGTGTGACGGGTTCGGGTGCAGGGAGTGAGGTAATGGCAGGAGAGTTGGGCTGGACAGGGGGAGGTCGACGATGATAGACGTGGGTTATGGGAGGGCGTGGGCGAGGGTCAGGAGGAGGGGTGGGGTTTGACGCGGTTGGAGAGTGAGTAGGGATAATGGGTATGATGAGCGGGCACCAATCGTTTGGATCAGTGTTGGTATTATTGGGTGAGTCAGAAGTGATTAACTGAGTGTAAGAGAAATTATCTTCAACAAATTTGACATGTCTCGATGTATAGATACGATTGGTTTTTGGTTCAAAACAATGGAACGCGCTTTGAGTAGAGGAATAGCCTACGAAAATACAAGGAGTCGACCGATATTCAAGTTTATGTCGTGTATATGGTCGAAGCCAGGGATAGCATAGGCATCCAAAATTATGTAGTTTTGTATAATTGGGAGGTTTATTATGTAGCTTGAAGTATGGAGTTTGACCTTGTAATGTTCGGGTTGAAAGGCGATTAATAAGATAGGTAGCGGTGTTGAAAGCAAACGGCCATAGGGTGGTCGGCATTTTGGCGTGAGCAAGTAGGGCTAAGCCTGTTTCTATAATGTGACGGTGTCTCCGTTCAGCATAACCATTATGTTCGGGTGTATGCGGAGGAGAAGTAAAATGACTAATTCCATTATTGAGTAAATCATGGGTAAGTTTTTTGAATTCGCCTCCATTGTCggaaaagaattgaataattggTTTTTGAAAGTATTTCTCAACTAGAGCCTTAAATTGAAGGAATACTTTGGTTGTGTCGGATTTTCGTTTTAGCGGAAAAAGCCAAGTATATTTGCTAAAGTGGTCGACGAATATCACATAATATTTGTAATGGTCATATGAAAGGACGGGACTAGTCCAAAGGTCCGAGTAAATGAGTTCGAGTGGAGCGGTTGTTTTGAATGAATTCGTCGCAAATGGTAATTTGGTACTCTTGCTAATATTGCATGCATCGCAGGAAGAAAAATTTGATAAACTAAATGGTaaacttttattgatagttttcaTTACATCAAAAGTAGGATGGCCTAATTTATGATGCCATGAAATAGGAGATGAGCCTTTCTTAATTAAATTCGCGGTTGGGGACGATGGGCTCAACTCGTAGATTCCATCTCTAGCTTGGCCCTGGAGTATCGTCGATCCCGTCAATTTGTCCTTAACAACAAAAAAATTCGATGAGAAAATAACATTAACATTATTGTCTTTACACAATTGGGATATTGAGATAATTTTTCTAGAAATTTTTGGAACATGTAAAACATTGTTGAATTGAAGGTTTGATAATTGAAACTTACCTATATTAGCGATGTCGAGACCCGTACCATCACCAATAATAAGGTCATCATTGCCGAAATAGGGAGAGTGGAAGGCCAATGTGTCGAGGTCGTTGGTGACATGGTTGGAGGCTCCAATGTCAAGAAGGTACTGGTTGTTGGGTGGCGGTGCAGCAGCGGCAGTGGTGGCAGAATGGGCTTGTGGTTGTTGGTGTTGGCGGGTTGGAGGTTCTGGAAAGGTGATGGTGGGGAAGAGCTTGCGGAAAAGAGGGCAATCAGCGATGACATGGCCTACTTGACGGCACCATTGGCAGCGGCCCTTGAAGGGACGCGGGTTTGGGTTAGAGGTGTACGGGGCAGCGGGTTGGCGGGTGTAGTTGGCGTTGGTGTTGGGTTGATAACGGTTGTTGTTGTAGTTGTTTTGTCGCTGATTGTTGTAGTGGTTGGGACGATATGCGGCATTGGCCGTGGGATTAAAAATATCGGTGTcgggttgttgttgtttgattaaaAGTTCATGTTGGAGCAATTTTTCATGGAGTGCTTCAAATGAAATCGGGTTGTCACGTGCTCTAACGGTGTCGATGACGGGTTTAAAGGTTTTATAGTCTAAGCCTTTAAGGACTTTGGAAATAATGTCTTCGGGGTCAATTATTTTACCCATCAATGCGAGTTGGTCAATACATGATTTCATGGTGTTCATGTATTCGGTTATGGATTGGTTAGAGGTTTTGACAATCGAGTCTAAGCGGTCTTTTAATTGCATAATATGCGCACGCGAAGGGTTTGCGTAGGTTTGCGCTAAAATATCCCATGCTTCTTTAGAGGTTTTAGCACGGATTATGAGGGCTTGGACGGTTGATGATAGGGTACCCATAAGAGCCCCTAGAATCAACCCATCTTGTTTAAGCCATGAAAGATAGGTGGGGTTGGTTTTCTCGGTTTTGTCATCACCGACTATGGTTGGTGATGGAGCGGGGTTGGTTCCATCTAGAAACCCGAGCAAACTGAAACCAAAGAAAATATTGGTGAGTTGGAAGAACCATGTGGTGTAGTTTGTGGGTGTCAGTTTGACGCAATGAGTGAGGTTGGGCGAGACAAGAGGCTCGTTGGCATCGTGAGGGTTGCGGACGATGGTGTCATGGTGAGTGTTTGTCATGGTCGAGGATGAGGGTTGGAAGAGGAGTGGTGTTTGGCGTTTAAAGGTGGGGCGGCTGCGGGTTTTGAGAAGATTTTTGGCGGATCGATTTGAGCTCGAAGATACCATATAAGATATGAGATACAAGGTTGAATGAATGTTATATTAACTGTGAAAGGAATACAAGTATTTATAGGGAGGTGTTAGCTAGGTTACAAAGATTATATACTTGAGGAAAAAGCTAACTATATTTACATATGAGAATAATATCTAATATATTGACTAAGTCTAAATATTATTGTTAATACTGCGAACAGAACTTTGTTAGCCTTACTGTCTACTAACAGTTTCAAACTCAACTTTGTTTCTGCCATCAAATCAAATTAGTGATAAGTTACAACTACAAATTTGAAATACTTTTGAAATTTCGGTGAGATTGGTTATGGAATGAAGGGTACAAATTTGAAATACTTATGAAATTTGAAATACATTTATATGTTATTGACATTGTCACTAGTAGTGTTTACTGGTGCTCTTTTAATGGACTGCCAATCAAATACATTATGTGTATGTATGGATCAAGTAGAGCAAAAGATGAGGCGCAAGCGTAAAGCAGATTTCAAATTGAAATTCGATAGATAGATAAATAGAGCTGTTTCTGAAAGTACATTCGGAAAAACCAGGATAGGATAgcgaaaaataaaaataacatcaAAATAACAGTTAACAAAATGCAGTAAATTAAGCTAATTGTGATATTGCTAACAGTAACCACATGCCATCATTGCATTATGCTACTAGGCCTTGTTGCCGAGGAAGACAGTAGTCAGGACCGAATTGGTGACCTCAAAAGACGCTTTCAGCATCGCCAGTCCCTgtaggaaaaaaaaaacatcatcACAAATAACATGTCAAATGTACGCAACCTTACCAATGTGACGAAAACATCCTCGATTAGTCAATTGAACTGCATAAAAAACCTTACAAGAAAGAACATTGATTAAGGTTACCTCAGTAAAACCGACTTGAACCTCTTTCTCAACTAGTGCAGAAACATCCTTGACATTGAACTTATTCAGGAGGGTAATACCCGAGATGGTAGACATAGGTTTCACCTCGAGATTATCCATCACCATGTAAGTAACCACccccttcacatatccatcagtTCCACTACTAGTTGTCGCAATATTGCCCTCATTCTGAGGCATAACATAGATAGTTTCATAGTTTATTCTACGACTACAATTTGGACATATCGCATTAGGGTCATGGCTGACATAGCCGGTATCATAATCGCACATATAAATCATATGGCTGGTGCCACTGCTCTGAGACTGACCATCATTAAGCTCCAACAACGGAACATTAAACGCGACTTTTGGGTTCAACACGATGTCTTTATCGAGATTGGCCAGAAAGAATTCTGAGCTCAAAGACTCGACACTCTTATAAAGAGATCCAACTGACCCAACCATGCCATTCACATTCAGGAGTTTTACGATAGTTCCGACTGGCAGTGACAGTATATGAAACAGGAAATCCACAAACTCTTTTCCGGCTTCTGCAAACAGTACTTTGTTAGCCTTACTGTCTACCAACAGTTTCAAACTCAATTTTGTCTCTGCCATTTGATCAGATTAAGAACAATTTTAAAATTTAGAAGTGCTTTGAAAATTTAGATGAATTTGATTGTGGGAATTATTATGATATACTGTATATATATAGGGGAGAATGACGGAAGCAAATTGAGTGATTTAATTATATGATAGGAGTAATATCTCTATTGGGTGAATTGCATGCAGTATAGTTGATTTTCCATGAAATTTTCTGGACGAAATTAGTTGAATCTGTTATGtgttttgagttttgagcatAGTAAATTGTAAACATTCTACTAATTGTTGAATTTGTTAAATGGGTGCAGCGTACAACAGTCTTATAGTATAATTTGCAGTCTACTAATTGTTCGTTGAATTTGTTATGTGTTTTGAGCATCGTAAATTGTAAACCACTTCTTCAGTTCTTTGCTTTTACTTCGTATTCTGACCCACCCGGCGACCCTTAATCTATCCCACAATTTCTGTTAGTGAAACCAACGAATTTAATTAAACTGTATTGCTTATTTACATTGATCGGTCTTATAACCCACACAAAGTCACTAACGTTTTTGCTGGATGAATGGATCACGTAGAACAATAGAAGAAGCACAAGCGTACTGCTGATTTCAAACTTAAATTTTTACATCACTAGATAGTATATAGAAAAAGTAGAGCTGCAATTGAGAGTACATTCGGAGAACCAATAGTCTAAGAGCCTCTACATCGATAGTAATAGTATAGCGAAAAATAACATCAATGCCAAAAGGTAGACAAAATGCAGCAGGTTTAGCTAAATATAACATTACTAAATTCACTTAGTAATCAGTACTTAGTTTTTTACTACGAGTATATTCTTCTTCAATGTAATTGATTGCAGAGACATCAAAAGTCACCAATTTAAGAGGGCAATCCAAAGACGGAAATAACTTAATGTAAATACACAGAAATGTCCTGAAAATGTCAGCAAGTAGTGTTTACTGGTACTCTTTTAATGGACCGCCAAGCGAATACATTACGTGGACGCATGGATCAAGTAGAGCAAAAGATGAGGTACAAGCGTAAAACAGATTTCAAAATGAAATTTAACATCGATAGATAGATAAATAGAGCTCGATTCTGAAACTGAGTACATTCGGAAAAATCAGGCTAAGAGCCTCTACATCGACAATAATTGCATAGCgaaaaataacaataacaccaaAAGGTTGACAAAATGCAGCAAATTAAGCTGGATGTGATACTGCTAACTGCAACCGCATGCCATGATTGATTGATCCTACTCCACCTCCATCTTCATCAGGAAGACAGTAGTCAGCACAGAGTTGGTGACCTCAAAAGACGCTTTCAAGATCGCCAGTCCCTGTAAAAACAATAATGAAAACATCATCATATACATAAGGTAAAATGTACGCAACCTTACCAATGCGACGAAAACACACAACTGCTTCTCTGAATATTGTGTCGTGAACtgcagtaaaaaaaaaaaaaaaaaaaaaaaaaaaaacattgaaaTTACCTCAGTAAACCCGACTTGAACCTCTCTCTCAACAAGTGCAGAAACATCCTTCACATTGAACTTATTCATGAGGGTAATAGCTGAGATGGTTGACATGGGTTTCACCTCCAAATTATCCATAACCATATAAGTAACAAGCCCTTTCACATATCCCGCATTTGCATCGCTGGTCGTCCCAAGATTAACAGAATTCTGAGATGGAACATAGATTGCCGCGGTATTTAACTTGCTACGACAAGAAGGACAAATTGCGTCAGGATCATGACTTACATATTGATGATGAGAGTAACATCTATACAACTTGCTGATGGTAACACCATCATAAAGTTTCAACAAAGGAACATTAACAATAGTTTTTGGTTTCAGTACAACGTCTTTGTCGAGATCAGCCTGAAAGTAGTCACAGCTAAGAGACTCAACAGTTTTATAAAGAGATCCAATGGATCCCACCATGCCATTCACATTCAACAGCTTTACGACAGTTCCGACTGGCAGTGACAGTATATGGAACAGGAAATCCACAAACTCTTTTCCTGCTTCCGCGAACAGAACTTTGTTAGCCTTACTGTCTATCAACAGCTTCAAACTCCACTTTTTCTTTGCCATTTGATCAGATTGATTGAAAGTTAACAactaatactactactactactagtgTTTTGAAATACAGATGAATTTGATTATGAGAATTATTAAACGTGCATTGTGACATATAAATAGGGGAGGATGTTGGTAGCATAATGAGTGAATTAATGACTTGAGAGTAACTATTGGTGAATTGCAAGCGGTATAGTTCATATACAGTTGAGTTTGTTCTGTGTGTTTGAGCATCGTAAATTGTACAACACTTCTTTGCTTTTACTTCAATCTTTGACCGGTGTGTATGCCATACTGGCACACTCAATTTAAACCGGTTGTAAGACGTCACAAAAGAGAATTAAATAGATTTAAGAGTAGGACACACTACCACAAATATATTTTATCTTCTAAATTGTTAATTACAGTCTTTTATAAactactttttgaaaattacaaccttatataattttttttgaaaattacatccaacaTTTTACTTTTCTTCCAAAATTGCACCATGATGCTATTTCCGGTGAATTTTTGTAAAAAGTAACCGAACTACCCTTTCTTCACAAACACTTGTTCTTCCCCAAAAATGCCCTCTTTTCAATCAATTTTTCCAAGATTCTTCTAATTTAATGGATATTTCTGGCCTTGAATTATTCCCGATTATTAATCCTTCTACTTTATGTCCTTCGCATTCAATCAACGCTTTAATTAATTACTCCCTCCActttttaatatatgacgttttgcttttTCGAGGCGAGTCTTTGACTTTAACATTTATAAAAAaatatttggtaaaaaattataaaaattataccattaaattATTTATGAAAAACTTTTtcatgagtatacatatcactatatttaagcatataatttgagagatattgaagagagaagtgtgtgtctcgaaatgtgagaaagggAGTATTATTATAAGGcagtaattttcaaaaagtggtttataaaaggttgtaatcaacaattttctcttttttattttgctttttttatAAATTATGGCGGTGCCCTATCACTATTTAAATCGATTTATATGTTTGGCATTGATACTAGCGTTTACTGGTGCTTTCTTAATGGAATaagagtaggtctcctgagagacggtctcttaataagctttattgagagaccattgtacaattttaagaaaaagtggtactaaaggtaataaaataggtacaaatcatgattaatgataaaatgggtacatttattatgtaaataggtacgaaattactatgttacgatcaacaacaaaaggggtacgaaatacaaataaaagggtacgaaagattggtctctcaataacttagtgagaaaCCGTCTGTCAAAGATACATAATAACCAACTCCTAAATTGTTGGTCTTATCTTACGTAAACTAATTCTTCCTATTTGCTAGCTAGTGTATATCTCTTTGTTAATTAGTTAGCTTAACTTTCTCCTAGTTTATAGTAACCTAGGTTTTCCTTTTGACTAATGTATAGCTATATAAACACATGTACTTTCATCTTATTGAATATACAATTATTCATCACATAATCACTTATCTTATATGGTATCAGGTTCTTCATCGATCCTCATATCGACTCACACACAAACTGCCATCACCCTCCTTACTTCGACTTCTCCATGGCAaccaacaacaacttcatcccaAACAATGATGAACCCACTAAACCCCTCCTATCGATCTCCTTTCCTCATTGCACCAAACTCACGGCTACCACATACCGCTCGTGGAGCTTCCaaatcacccgccttctcaaagGCTACGGCCTCTTTCCATACCTAGACGGTACCCTCACCCCACCACCTGAAACCGTGACCCCAAACCCCACCGATGCCAAACCCAACCCTGACCCTATTCCCAACCCCGCCTACAATACTTGGTTCCGACAAGATCAACTCATCCTCGGTGCCATCGCTGGCACTCTCGATGAGTCGGTCTCGTCCCTTTTGCTTGATGCTACCACCTCCCACGACGCGTGGACAACCCTTGCCACCACTTACGCCAACCCGTCACGCGGTCATATCCTTCAACTCAAGGATCGACTTCGTAACATAACCCTTGGTGACCAAACTGTTTCCGAGTACATGCTTGCTATCAAAGCATGTACCACCCAACTAGCCCAACTCGGGAAACCCGTGGACCCCGA
The Silene latifolia isolate original U9 population chromosome 11, ASM4854445v1, whole genome shotgun sequence genome window above contains:
- the LOC141614722 gene encoding uncharacterized protein LOC141614722, coding for MAETKLSLKLLVDSKANKVLFAEAGKEFVDFLFHILSLPVGTIVKLLNVNGMVGSVGSLYKSVESLSSEFFLANLDKDIVLNPKVAFNVPLLELNDGQSQSSGTSHMIYMCDYDTGYVSHDPNAICPNCSRRINYETIYVMPQNEGNIATTSSGTDGYVKGVVTYMVMDNLEVKPMSTISGITLLNKFNVKDVSALVEKEVQVGFTEGLAMLKASFEVTNSVLTTVFLGNKA
- the LOC141614723 gene encoding uncharacterized protein LOC141614723 encodes the protein MAKKKWSLKLLIDSKANKVLFAEAGKEFVDFLFHILSLPVGTVVKLLNVNGMVGSIGSLYKTVESLSCDYFQADLDKDVVLKPKTIVNVPLLKLYDGVTISKLYRCYSHHQYVSHDPDAICPSCRSKLNTAAIYVPSQNSVNLGTTSDANAGYVKGLVTYMVMDNLEVKPMSTISAITLMNKFNVKDVSALVEREVQVGFTEGLAILKASFEVTNSVLTTVFLMKMEVE